In Hyphomicrobium denitrificans 1NES1, the genomic stretch CGATAAACTGAGATCCATCCGGTTCTTCATCGCGGCCGTAACCGCAGAGGCATGTTCGGCAGCGTTACCAAGAATAGCGATCACAAATACGCCGATAAAAATATCGCTGAGACCGAGCGCGCGGGCTGTCGGTTCGATCGTACCGACGAGAATCTCGCTCAACCAAGCGATAGCTGCCGTGCATACTGCAAGTACGGTGACAGACCATGAAAGTGGCCAAGGTTGGCTGCTCGTTTCGTTGTCCGGCACGTTGGAGCCACTAAAAAAGGACGGGTGTGTCCAGAGCGAAAATAGAAGAAACATGCAGTAGACAACTAGCAGCGTGAGTGAAATCGAAATGCTGAGGGGTTTTTGACCGCCGACGTAAAACTCTCCTACAAGCCCGTGGTAGGCGGCGGGAATGATGAGTGCGATTGCCGCCAAAGTCAGCATTGTTGCCTGAGCGCGAGCGCCGGTCAGATTGAAATGCTGTTCGGGATATCGTGTGCCTCCGGCCAGCATGGAAGCGCCAAGGACTAGAAGAATATTGCCAACGATCGACCCCGCAATCGTGGCTTTCACAACGTCATATAGTCCGGCGCGAAGAGCTGCGAGCGCGATGATAAGTTCCGCGGCGTTGCCGAAAGTTGCATTGAGCAGGCCTCCGACGCCTTCTCCTGAACGGTCCGCCAACTGTTCTGTCGCCCGGCCGAGCCATGCGGCGAACGGCAAAATGCCGATGGCCGCCGTTAGGAAAATCAGCTCGTAACGTTCCGGCGCAAAATGGTGAAGAACAATCGCGATAGGGGCAAATATGACGAGCCAGTTTAACATCGCATGTTCCGTGACTCAGGATGAGGAAGGGCGTCTGTCTTGCCAATCGACCCAATCAACTGGATGCGACGTGAGATAAGCTCTGACAGCCGAACCAATTGTTGGACGCCGGTCAATTGAGTTTTAGCGCCGGCCGCTTCGGCGACGGGGGTGCGCGACGAACTGCTGCTAATTGGGAAGCCCTGAAAAAAGCCGGCTGCAAGATTGGCTGCACCAAGGCCAACCAGCTCCTGATTGGGGTCGACGTACGTTCGCGTGCGCGCCGCGTAGGCACGAGAAAGCACGCTCGTATCGGCAAAGGAGATGAGGGCGACAGCCAGGCCGCCTGACAGAACCGCCGTGAAATCCGCGACATTGATCCAGGGAATTGCGAAGGAAGGTAAGCCTTGCGGCAGCGGTCCTAAAACCGGCACGCCCGCACTCTTGCTAAGCTCAAAAATTCCAACGATTGCTGCCGCCCCCGCGACAGCAACTAACAGCCCCGGCACAACCTTGCTTTGCTTGAGAGCGAAGATTGTGGCTAGCGCACCTGCACCTATCAAGAATGCAGTCCAATTCACGCGCCCGCCAATTACACCATTGGCGATCGACCACAGATCATGGAGCGGTCCATGACTTTCGACGGAAAAGCCGAGCAATTTTGGTACTTGGCTCAGCAGGACCGTTAAGGCGATCCCGTTCATATAGCCGTAGCGTATGGGCTTGGAGAGGAGCTCCGTTATAAAGCCTAATTTGATCAATCCTGCTCCGACACAGACGGCGCCAGAGACGATTGCCATGGCGCTGGCAAGTGCGATCGCGCGAAGCGGATCACCCCCCGATAAGGGAAGAACGACAGCAAGGATGACCGCGGCAATTCCGACGGGGACGAGCATCGTCGCAAGAACAAGCCCAGCAACGATGTCGTGCTTGAGCCAATCCGGCCGATACCAACGCAACATCTGCAGACCCGGCAGCCAGCGGGCGAAGCCGGAGCGATCATCTGCTGATTGCGGGCGTAAGAGTTGGCTTTGCTTTGATGCAGACGAGGCAGCGGGGTCAGTGGCCATGCAGCTATACCATCGGCAGACCCTGATCTCCGAGCATCTATCGATCCGAGGGTTGTCTTCCACAATGACCCGACGCGCGTTCAACAGCAATAGATTTGAATAATGAGATTAGCGTCCGTCGAAACAGGCGATCGGCATCTGTCGGCCTTGGGGACTTCGACAACGCAATTAATTGCGTGCCACGAATCCGTCGTGGGCACTGGATCAAATTCAAAACGAAGTAGCATTGAAAGCCACGTATTTTGACTATCCAACACAACGCAAGTCCTGCGGAAACGTGATCGTCACATTAGGCTGCGGGCGATAACGAACTTCGTTCACCCGGAGGTAACGACCGCGATCGGAGCATGATGATAATTTGCGATAAAAAAATGAGGATCGAAACGCCTTGCGATTCCTATCTTGATTTTAAGCAAGGTCGGCATATGCTGCGGCGCATTGATATGCACAATGATTGTTTTTTTGAGTAGCTGCGTATGGCTGAGCCCGCAATTCCAGCTGCGTGCGCGACCAGCATCCAGGGGCCTTTCGGGCTGGTACAGGATGCATGGAACTATTCAATTGACGCTTGGCAGCGGGGTATTCTGTTTCTCGACGTATTGGAGCAAAGAAGTTCTAAGTATTACGAGCATGCCGCCAAGCTCGCACCACATGTTCTGAAATTTGATTGCGAACTCGTGCTCGACGGGCGTGAGTTTAAAAAGCCAGTAAATTACGCCCTTGTCCGCATCGTTCCGCCCGATGGCAAGAAGCCGGATAAATTCAAGCGTCCCTTTGTGATTGTGGATCCGAGAGCCGGGCATGGGCCGGGCATTGGAGGCTTCAAGCCACAAAGCGAGATCGGCGTCGCGATGAAGGCAGGCCACCCTTGTTACTTCATCGGATTCCTTCCCGATCCCGTCCCTAGTCAGACCATTGAGGATATCGCCGAAGCGGAAGCCATATTCCTCGAGCACGTGATCAGTCTGCATCCAGAAGCCGACGGCAAGCCGGCCGTGATAGGAAATTGCCAAGCTGGTTGGGCGGTAATGATGCTCGCGGCGGCACGACCAGAACTTTTTGGTCCGATCATTGTCGCAGGATCGCCCTTGTCGTATTGGGCTGGAGCGCCAAAACAAAACCCGATGCGCTACACCGCTGGCGTGCTCGGCGGCACTTGGATGACGGCTTTGCTCGGGGATATTGGAAACGGTAAATTTGACGGAGCGTGGTTGGTTTCGAATTTCGAAAATCTCAATCCCGCAAATACCCTTTGGTCCAAGCACTACAACCTTTATTCCAAGATCGACACCGAAGCTCCAAGGTATCTGGAATTTGAGCAATGGTGGGGTGGCCATGTGCTCCTCAATGCCTGTGAAATGCAGTTCATTGCCGACGAATTGTTCGTTGGAAATAAACTCTCATCGGCGTCCGTCAGATCTTCTAACGGCAACCGCATAGATCTTCGCAATATCAGCTCGCCGATCGTGGTCTTCTGCTCGAAGGCAGACAACATCACGCCGCCGCCACAGGCTTTGGATTGGATACTCGACCTCTACGACAGCGTTGACGATATTCGGGCTCATGGTCAGACGATCGTCTACGCTGTTCATGAATCGATCGGCCATCTTGGGATTTTTGTTTCAGGGTCCGTTGCCAAGAAGGAACATGATCAGTTCGCGAGCAACATCGATTTGATCGATGCGTTGCCGCCGGGTCTATACGAAGCTGTTATGACGCCCAAGGATCCCGACGATCCTACGGCGGATCTTATTTTGGGCGACTATCTTGTTCGTTTTGAAGCGCGCAGCTTGGATGATATCCGCGCTCTTGGCAGCAATAGCGCTGAAGATGACCGCGAATTTGCGACAGTTGCACGGCTTTCTGAAATAAATCTTGGTCTTTATCGCACATTCGTTCAGCCTTGGATGCGCGCCTGGGCGAATGAGAGTTCAGCCGAATTGATGCGCCGGTTTCATCCTTTGCGCATGCAATATGAGTTCTTCTCAGGCGCCAACCCGTTCATCCGGCCTTTGCTGTCCGATACCGGTCGGATCCGGGAAAACCGAAGGTCTGTTTCAAAAGACAATATCTTTTGGCAGATGCAAGAATGGTTCAGCGACTGGATGGTCCTGACACTCGATGCCTACCGGGATGTTCGCGACGATGCAGCAGAAGCGTGGTTTCACACGATTTATGGTTCGCCATTTCTTCAGGCACTCGTCGGTCTCAGGGCATCCGACGCAATCGCGCGTCTCAGAGTGGGAGATGACCCCGCGCATCACGCTCTCGTTGAGCAAAAAATAGCCGAATTGAAGCAAAAGATCGCCGATGGCGGCCCTCGAGAAGCAGTTATTCGCGCACTACTCTATGTACGCATGCCGGATGGAAACGTGGATGAACGCGGCTTCAATCTTCTGCGGAGAATGCGAGATGAAACCGGCAAGGGTTTGAACCTCGCCGCATTCAAACAAGTTCTGCGTGAACAGTTCTTGATGCTGCTTCTTGATGAGCGTCGCGCGGTCGCCGCCATTCCAGAGATGCTCGCGACCGACCCAGACTTAGCGACACGAATGAAGGGCAAGCTCGATCGCATGATCGAACTCGTCGGAGTTTACAGCAAGCAGGCTCGTACCCGCCTGGCGGAAGTGGAAGCGCTATTCGAAAGTGAAGACATCGCGACGATGCCCGCAAAGCAAGTAGCCATTTCGCCTCCGCGCAACAATAGAGCCGCGAAGCCGCATTAACGTGAGGCAAGCTTCGTCGGTCCCAGACAAACGGAGATAGCAATGCCCGGACTCCTTCGCCCTGAAGATCTCAAGATGATTAGCTCTGACGCGGAGATGGCTGAGGTTGATCGCGGGCGCAAGCTCGCAGATAAAAAGAAGGAGCAGGACCGAGCACTTCGCGAAGCTTTCATGTCGCGCAAAGTCGCGCCGGAAGCCATCGAGCGGATAAACAACGCAGTTCGGATTGCCGCCCAAAATGGCCATCATCATTTGGAGGTCATCACCTTCCCATCGAGCTACTGCAACGATGGAGGAAGGCGGATCAATATTGCCGATGCGGAATGGCCAACAACGCTGACGGGCTTTGCCAAAGATGCTTACGATTTCTATGACAATGAGTTGCGTCCGCTCGGCTATAAGCTTCGCGCCGAAATCGTAAATTTCCCTGGCGGCATGCCAGGAGAAGTTTCTCTATCGCTCGCATGGTGATAGCTTCTGAAGGAGAGACGCCATGGCTGAGGCAGCCGTCTCCAAAATTCATCGGCATGAAAAATATGAACGACTGATTGCGGCAGCGCAGCGTCTGAATCCACTTCCAACAGCCGTCGCCCAACCTTGCGACGAGTCCTCACTGCGTGGTGCCATCGAAGCAAGGGATGCGGGGCTGATAACTCCGATACTCGTCGGGCCAAAGGCAAAGATACTCGAGATTTCGACAACACTCGATCTCAAGCTCGACGGTCTCGAAATAGTCGACGTGCCTCACAGCCACGCCGCAGCGGCAAAAGCAGTTGAAATCGTGCGTGCCGGCAAAGCCGAAATGCTCATGAAAGGCAGCCTCCATTCCGACGAGCTGCTTGGTGCCGTAACGAGCCGGGAGACAGGCCTTCGCACCGGGCGACGAATTAGCCACGTGTTTGTGATGGACGTTCCCACTCATTCACAGACGTTGTTCGTGACCGATGCTGCGGTCAATATTGCGCCGGATCTGATGGCCAAGCGTGATATCGTCCAAAACGCAATCGATCTTTACACAGCCTTAGGCCTCGGCAAGCCCAAAGTCGCGATTCTATCGGCTGTTGAAACTGTCACCACCGCCATTCCGTCGACTATTGAAGCAGCCGCACTTTGCAAGATGGCGGATCGTGGCCAGATCACTGGCGGAGAACTGGATGGACCACTTGCGTTCGACAATGCCATCAGTTTAGCGGCAGCGCGCGTCAAGGGCATCAAGTCACCTGTCGCGGGCCACGCACAAATCCTCGTCGTGCCGGATTTGGAAGCGGGCAACATGCTCGCGAAAAATCTTACGTTCATCTCAAATGCCGATGCTGCTGGAATCGTCCTGGGAGCAAGAGTGCCGATCATTTTGACGTCGCGAGCCGACAATGTTCGAACACGCCTGGCTTCTTGCGCCGTCGCCAAATTGCTTGCTTACAGCAGACGGGCTAACGCCCCGATCAGAGCCTGACCAATGGCCGATACCATACTGGTTATCAACGCGGGCAGCTCGAGCATCAAATTTCAGCTGTTCGCAATTGAGCCTGGAGAGCAACTCGATCGGCGGCTTAAAGGTCAGATCGAGGGCATTGGAACAAGGCCACGCTTATTTGCAAACGACGCAAATGGCGAATGTGCGGTTGATCAGTCTTGGACGACTGACGAAGTCAGCGAATTACATCAGGCCCTTGAGAAGCTCGTCGTGTTTCTACGTGAATATGTCGGGAGCTTACCTGTTGCGATCGGACACAGGGTCGTGCACGGCGGGCCAGAATTCATCGAGCCCACATTGGTCAACTCCTGGATCCTCGATCATCTCCTGCGGTTCGTGCCGCTTGCGCCGCTTCATCAACCGAACAATCTCGCGCCGATCAGGATCGTGCTGGAGCGGCTGCCGCACCTATTGCAAGTCGCATGTTTCGATACCGCCTTTCACAGGCATCATTCGGAAATTGCGGACCGCTACGCGATTCCTGATCGATTCTATCGAGAGGGCGTGCGCCGCTACGGCTTTCACGGGTTGTCCTACGAGTATATCGCCTTGAGGCTTCCGCTAGTCGCTCCCGAGATTGCCGACGATCGGGTCGTCGTTGCCCACCTGGGAAGCGGCGCATCGATGTGCGCGCTAAAGGGGGGGAAAAGTATTGAAAGCAGCATGGGATTTACAGCTCTGGATGGTTTGCCGATGGGTACGCGCCCAGGTCAGATTGATGCCGGCGTCGTGCTCTATCTCATGAATGAAAAGGGAATGACCGTTAAAGACGTCGAACATTTCCTTTATCACGACTGCGGCCTCAAGGGCCTGTCAGGCATTAGCAACGACGTCCGAGATTTGCTCACGAGTGTCGATCCAAAAGCTAAGATGGCGCTCGACTACTTCGCTTATCGTATCGCCCTTTTCGGCGGGATGCTCGCGACCGCATTAGGCGGAATCGATGGCTTGGTCTTCACTGCCGGGATCGGAGAAAACGCGCCAACGATCCGCCAAGCCGTGGCCGACCGCATGTCTTGCTTCGGTATCAAATTATCGGAAGTGGCTAACGCCAAAAATGAGCTTTGCATTTCCAGCGAGAGCTCGCGCGTCACGTGCTACGTCGTACCGACCGATGAAGAGCTGATGATTGCAAGGCACACGCTGCAAGTATTGCAAAAACACGAAATGCCCGAGGAGCGGCGGGCATGATTGATGTTTCGTCGCTGAACTTGCTCAAAGGAAAAAAG encodes the following:
- a CDS encoding bifunctional enoyl-CoA hydratase/phosphate acetyltransferase, encoding MAEAAVSKIHRHEKYERLIAAAQRLNPLPTAVAQPCDESSLRGAIEARDAGLITPILVGPKAKILEISTTLDLKLDGLEIVDVPHSHAAAAKAVEIVRAGKAEMLMKGSLHSDELLGAVTSRETGLRTGRRISHVFVMDVPTHSQTLFVTDAAVNIAPDLMAKRDIVQNAIDLYTALGLGKPKVAILSAVETVTTAIPSTIEAAALCKMADRGQITGGELDGPLAFDNAISLAAARVKGIKSPVAGHAQILVVPDLEAGNMLAKNLTFISNADAAGIVLGARVPIILTSRADNVRTRLASCAVAKLLAYSRRANAPIRA
- a CDS encoding acetate/propionate family kinase; amino-acid sequence: MADTILVINAGSSSIKFQLFAIEPGEQLDRRLKGQIEGIGTRPRLFANDANGECAVDQSWTTDEVSELHQALEKLVVFLREYVGSLPVAIGHRVVHGGPEFIEPTLVNSWILDHLLRFVPLAPLHQPNNLAPIRIVLERLPHLLQVACFDTAFHRHHSEIADRYAIPDRFYREGVRRYGFHGLSYEYIALRLPLVAPEIADDRVVVAHLGSGASMCALKGGKSIESSMGFTALDGLPMGTRPGQIDAGVVLYLMNEKGMTVKDVEHFLYHDCGLKGLSGISNDVRDLLTSVDPKAKMALDYFAYRIALFGGMLATALGGIDGLVFTAGIGENAPTIRQAVADRMSCFGIKLSEVANAKNELCISSESSRVTCYVVPTDEELMIARHTLQVLQKHEMPEERRA
- the cax gene encoding calcium/proton exchanger gives rise to the protein MLNWLVIFAPIAIVLHHFAPERYELIFLTAAIGILPFAAWLGRATEQLADRSGEGVGGLLNATFGNAAELIIALAALRAGLYDVVKATIAGSIVGNILLVLGASMLAGGTRYPEQHFNLTGARAQATMLTLAAIALIIPAAYHGLVGEFYVGGQKPLSISISLTLLVVYCMFLLFSLWTHPSFFSGSNVPDNETSSQPWPLSWSVTVLAVCTAAIAWLSEILVGTIEPTARALGLSDIFIGVFVIAILGNAAEHASAVTAAMKNRMDLSLSIAIGSSIQVALFVAPLLVLASLIVGPEPMNLLFGKGLVLAVFVAVVITGQIASDGRSDWLKGVQLLAVYLILGLAFFLTP
- a CDS encoding DUF3141 domain-containing protein codes for the protein MAEPAIPAACATSIQGPFGLVQDAWNYSIDAWQRGILFLDVLEQRSSKYYEHAAKLAPHVLKFDCELVLDGREFKKPVNYALVRIVPPDGKKPDKFKRPFVIVDPRAGHGPGIGGFKPQSEIGVAMKAGHPCYFIGFLPDPVPSQTIEDIAEAEAIFLEHVISLHPEADGKPAVIGNCQAGWAVMMLAAARPELFGPIIVAGSPLSYWAGAPKQNPMRYTAGVLGGTWMTALLGDIGNGKFDGAWLVSNFENLNPANTLWSKHYNLYSKIDTEAPRYLEFEQWWGGHVLLNACEMQFIADELFVGNKLSSASVRSSNGNRIDLRNISSPIVVFCSKADNITPPPQALDWILDLYDSVDDIRAHGQTIVYAVHESIGHLGIFVSGSVAKKEHDQFASNIDLIDALPPGLYEAVMTPKDPDDPTADLILGDYLVRFEARSLDDIRALGSNSAEDDREFATVARLSEINLGLYRTFVQPWMRAWANESSAELMRRFHPLRMQYEFFSGANPFIRPLLSDTGRIRENRRSVSKDNIFWQMQEWFSDWMVLTLDAYRDVRDDAAEAWFHTIYGSPFLQALVGLRASDAIARLRVGDDPAHHALVEQKIAELKQKIADGGPREAVIRALLYVRMPDGNVDERGFNLLRRMRDETGKGLNLAAFKQVLREQFLMLLLDERRAVAAIPEMLATDPDLATRMKGKLDRMIELVGVYSKQARTRLAEVEALFESEDIATMPAKQVAISPPRNNRAAKPH